One Primulina huaijiensis isolate GDHJ02 chromosome 5, ASM1229523v2, whole genome shotgun sequence DNA segment encodes these proteins:
- the LOC140976194 gene encoding methionine aminopeptidase 1D, chloroplastic/mitochondrial, with protein sequence MVAGTPIQFQPRLFSTFLGDRRHLPLIYAASVHRLLRFNPGRSHASMEVSRTFSGITNLLFNQRSTEESTNSTWKRLKPGKVSPRRPVPEHIQTPPYVKSKKPPGIASGPEVHDEKGIECMRASGRLAAQVLQYAGTLVKSGITTDEIDLAVHQMIIDNGAYPSPLGYGGFPKSVCTSINECICHGIPDSRALEDGDIINIDVTVYLNGYHGDTSATFFVGEVEENARNFVKVTKECLDKAISICAPGVELNKIGKTIHDHADKHHYGVVEQFVGHGVGRAFHSDPVVLHYRNNERGKMELNQTFTIEPMLTIGSIHPKMWNDNWTVITEDGSLSAQFEHTILITKDGAEILTKC encoded by the exons ATGGTGGCTGGCACTCCAATTCAATTTCAACCCCGTTTATTCTCCACCTTCCTCGGAGACCGCCGCCACCTTCCATTGATTTATGCTGCTTCAGTTCATCGGCTCCTCCGTTTCAACCCAG GAAGAAGCCATGCTTCAATGGAAGTGTCTAGAACATTTTCTGGAATCACAAATTTGTTGTTCAACCAAAG AAGTACAGAAGAATCCACGAATAGCACATGGAAACGTTTAAAGCCTGGGAAAGTTTCTCCAAGACGGCCAGTCCCTGAGCACATACAAACACCTCCATATGTTAAATCTAAGAAACCACCTGGCATTGCAAGTGGTCCTGAGGTGCATGACGAGAAAGGCATAGAGTGCATGAGAGCTTCGGGAAGGCTTGCTGCCCAGGTTCTTCAGTATGCTGGAACTTTAGTGAAG TCAGGCATCACAACAGATGAAATTGACTTAGCAGttcatcaaatgatcattgACAATGGAGCTTATCCCTCTCCTCTTGGTTATGGTGGCTTTCCAAAGAGTGTCTGCACATCCATAAATGAATGCATTTGCCATGGAATCCCAGATTCACGTGCACTCGAG GATGGTGACATTATCAACATTGATGTTACAGTGTATCTTAAT GGCTATCACGGTGATACATCTGCAACGTTTTTTGTTGGAGAGGTTGAGGAGAATGCCAGGAACTTTGTAAAG GTAACTAAAGAATGTCTCGACAAAGCAATATCGATATGTGCACCAGGAGTGGAACTTAACAAAATTGGCAAGACAATACA TGACCATGCAGATAAGCACCATTATGGGGTTGTCGAGCAGTTCGTTGGTCATGGAGTTGGACGGGCTTTTCATAGTGATCCTGTAGTCCTTCATTACA GGAATAATGAACGTGGAAAGATGGAGTTAAACCAAACTTTCACCAttg AACCAATGCTGACGATTGGAAGCATCCATCCGAAAATGTGGAACGACAATTGGACCGTCATCACAGAGGACGGGAGCCTTTCTGCTCAATTTGAACACACCATCTTAATAACCAAAGATGGAGCTGAGATACTCACCAAGTGTTAA
- the LOC140977502 gene encoding cyclin-dependent kinase inhibitor 6-like yields MVMEKAAETVGKKRKLRLEELEELPASPSFQLKTRRLADAMPVNLPSSTCESAGSYGALGSSCSSNGSSDLAKVQEEKDGVTVDQFLVTANGVTSDRRERSETSYEIQVESMAMPNESTDPRRLFTCGEMPSYDDLEEFFSSAEKNLQKQFIDKYNYDVVKDEPLEGRFEWVQIKEIQP; encoded by the exons ATGGTAATGGAGAAGGCGGCGGAGACGGTGGGGAAGAAGAGGAAATTGAGGTTAGAAGAACTGGAGGAGCTACCAGCGTCACCCTCATTTCAACTTAAAACGCGGCGTTTGGCTGATGCGATGCCGGTGAATCTTCCTAGTTCGACGTGCGAGAGCGCTGGTTCTTATGGTGCTTTGGGGTCTTCCTGCTCGAGCAACGGATCGAGTGATCTGGCGAAG GTACAGGAGGAGAAGGATGGAGTGACTGTGGATCAATTTTTAGTGACCGCAAATGGCGTTACGTCAGATCGGAGAGAGAg GAGCGAAACCTCGTACGAGATTCAAGTGGAGTCGATGGCCATGCCAAACGAATCGACCGATCCTCGCCGCCTTTTCACGTGTGGGGAAATGCCATCCTATGATGATCTCGAAGAATTCTTCTCCTCCGCTGAGAAGAATCTACAGAAACAATTCATTGACAA GTATAACTACGATGTAGTGAAGGACGAGCCATTGGAGGGTCGCTTCGAGTGGGTTCAAATCAAAGAAATTCAGCCATGA